From a single Sediminibacterium sp. KACHI17 genomic region:
- a CDS encoding MarR family transcriptional regulator — MPNNQFKRGELYSVINGMASTAVARRLQKNFRQAGLEITIEQWSVLYHLWKEDCLSQQELCNRTFRDKPSITRLIDNLEKQKLVKRTASKEDRRINLVCLTDAAKALQDITIDLANQTMNEALVGVNKEEIETVKSVFQRVYDNLT, encoded by the coding sequence ATGCCAAACAACCAATTTAAGAGAGGAGAATTATACAGCGTAATCAATGGAATGGCCTCCACGGCAGTTGCCAGAAGATTACAAAAGAATTTTCGACAAGCGGGTCTTGAGATCACGATCGAACAATGGAGTGTTTTATACCACTTATGGAAGGAAGATTGTTTGAGTCAGCAGGAATTGTGTAACAGAACCTTTCGTGATAAGCCCAGTATTACCAGGCTGATCGATAATCTCGAGAAACAAAAACTGGTAAAAAGAACCGCATCGAAAGAAGATAGAAGGATCAATCTGGTTTGTTTGACTGATGCTGCTAAAGCACTTCAAGACATTACCATTGATCTGGCAAATCAAACGATGAATGAGGCATTGGTTGGTGTGAACAAAGAAGAGATCGAAACAGTGAAGTCGGTGTTTCAAAGGGTTTATGATAATCTAACGTAG
- a CDS encoding acyl-CoA dehydrogenase family protein, producing METKQAKALLGGEWLIKESNPFETFIPEDFNEEQRMVMDMCTQFLDAEVLPIVERIDKLETGLMPSLLEKAGEQGLLSTSFPEQYGGLGKDFITSTIVNEGLGGGHSFSVAVAAHTGIGSLPILYFGTEEQKQKYIPKLASGEWKGAYGLTEPNSGSDALGAKTTAKLSDDGKYYILNGQKCWITNGGFADVYTVFAKIDGDKFTGFIVERGFEGFSQGPEEHKMGIKGSSTVQLYFQDCKVPVENVLGEIGRGHVIAFNILNIGRLKLCAAALGGSKRAATTSIQYAITREQFKLPIAKFGAIKHKMAEMAIRMWVCESALYRASKWIDDKEHELMNSGKSFAEALLGAAEEYAIECAMLKVYGSEVLDYVVDEGVQIHGGNGFSDEYMISKAYRDSRINRIYEGTNEINRLLTVDMVLKRAMKGKLDLMGPAMAVQKELMSIPDFGAEEEGAFAKELKYIANFKKSILMVAGAAVQKLMMQLEKEQEVLMNIADMAIETYNAESALLRVIKLTEQKGEAAVKLQADIMRTYLYDASDRINKSGKDALNSFAEGDELRMMHIGLKRFTKVEPFNTKDARRRICEKLVADNGYHF from the coding sequence ATGGAAACAAAACAAGCAAAAGCCCTGTTGGGTGGTGAGTGGCTCATTAAAGAGAGTAACCCTTTTGAAACCTTCATACCGGAGGATTTCAACGAAGAGCAACGCATGGTAATGGATATGTGTACTCAGTTTCTGGATGCTGAAGTACTTCCAATTGTGGAACGAATTGATAAGCTTGAGACAGGCTTGATGCCTTCATTGTTAGAGAAGGCAGGGGAGCAAGGACTGTTGTCTACTTCTTTTCCGGAACAGTATGGAGGTCTTGGAAAAGATTTTATTACCTCTACCATTGTCAATGAAGGTTTGGGTGGAGGACATTCTTTTTCCGTTGCAGTAGCAGCACACACCGGTATTGGATCTTTGCCGATCCTTTATTTTGGTACAGAAGAACAGAAACAGAAATATATTCCGAAGCTTGCCAGTGGTGAGTGGAAGGGTGCTTATGGTTTAACAGAACCCAATAGCGGCAGTGATGCTCTCGGCGCTAAGACTACAGCTAAGTTGAGTGATGATGGAAAATATTATATCCTGAATGGACAAAAATGCTGGATCACCAATGGTGGTTTTGCTGATGTGTATACTGTCTTCGCCAAGATCGATGGTGATAAGTTCACCGGGTTTATTGTAGAGCGTGGTTTTGAAGGATTTTCTCAGGGTCCGGAAGAACATAAGATGGGTATCAAAGGATCCTCAACGGTTCAGTTGTATTTCCAGGATTGTAAAGTGCCTGTTGAGAATGTATTGGGTGAGATCGGTCGTGGACACGTGATCGCTTTTAATATTCTCAATATTGGTCGATTAAAACTTTGTGCAGCTGCATTGGGTGGATCAAAGCGCGCGGCTACCACCTCTATTCAGTATGCCATTACCCGTGAACAGTTCAAACTACCGATTGCAAAGTTTGGTGCGATCAAACATAAAATGGCTGAAATGGCTATTCGTATGTGGGTTTGTGAAAGTGCTTTATATCGTGCTTCTAAATGGATCGATGATAAAGAACATGAGTTAATGAACAGTGGTAAGAGCTTTGCAGAAGCACTGCTCGGAGCTGCTGAAGAATATGCGATTGAATGTGCTATGTTAAAAGTGTATGGTAGTGAAGTGTTGGATTATGTAGTAGATGAAGGTGTTCAGATCCATGGCGGTAATGGTTTTAGCGATGAGTATATGATCTCAAAAGCATACCGAGATAGTCGTATCAATCGTATTTATGAAGGCACCAATGAGATCAATCGTTTATTGACCGTGGATATGGTATTGAAGCGTGCAATGAAAGGTAAATTGGATCTGATGGGACCAGCCATGGCTGTGCAAAAAGAGTTGATGAGCATTCCTGATTTTGGTGCAGAGGAAGAAGGCGCTTTTGCAAAAGAGTTGAAGTACATCGCTAACTTCAAAAAATCGATCCTGATGGTAGCCGGAGCAGCTGTTCAAAAACTGATGATGCAATTGGAAAAAGAACAGGAAGTGCTGATGAACATAGCAGATATGGCAATAGAAACCTACAATGCTGAAAGTGCTTTGTTGCGTGTCATAAAGCTGACCGAGCAGAAAGGAGAAGCTGCTGTTAAATTGCAGGCAGACATTATGCGTACATATCTCTATGATGCTTCGGATCGTATCAATAAATCAGGAAAAGATGCTTTGAATAGCTTTGCGGAAGGTGATGAATTAAGAATGATGCATATCGGATTAAAGCGTTTCACCAAGGTAGAACCCTTTAATACCAAGGATGCCCGCCGTAGGATATGTGAGAAATTGGTGGCGGACAATGGCTATCATTTCTAA
- a CDS encoding S9 family peptidase has translation MKHLFVWISLCLVQFVIAQNGHESIKVTDMLKIHQVGNVNVSPDGTKTLFTVTSIEPDGDTKWEYRYANKLYLLQNEGSGTVRQLTSQPAGQPVWSPDSKQLLFVRAAEGRPQLFLLSMEGGEPIQLTKFRYGVGNPKWSPDGKKILFSANIRLEQLINDEELNPGKKPPVWSLEKPGFLGNEYLLNSNAKPDPDGTTEEIRAYLNQNAIAQKAKVIHKLNFQQEATTSSELTFNHFFIMDASANATPKAITHGFNRFGSADFTPDGKQLILTGNAVLNQHPDRELEGHIYICNADGSNVKKILGEEGKNYNNPVISPSGKWIAFQFGNTSFVSIPALAIMPMNGTAKDMILIPFDRNKGGITWSKDEQSLYFTAQSNGGIPLYRVDIKTRQVTALSSVDEGISSFDLQGNQILYTKTKVGNPSELYRADLNMKNEERLTSFNHEWLQQKKISFPEKASFVNEKGMTVEYWVMKPTNYEPGKKYPTILNIHGGPSAMWGPGENSMWHEFQYYAAKGYVVVYGNPRGSGGYGLDFLRGNVNDWGAGPTSDVLTYLDKAGKSGFIDTSRLAVTGGSYAGYLVAWIIAHDQRFKAACAQRGVYELGTFFGEGNAWRLVPNYFGGYPWEEKVKPILERESPINYVDQIKTPFIIFHGENDLRTGVIQSEMLYKSLKVLGRTVEYVRHPGGTHELTRSGNNRQRIDQMLRTIEFFDRFIKH, from the coding sequence ATGAAGCATTTATTTGTTTGGATCAGCCTTTGTCTGGTTCAATTTGTAATCGCCCAAAACGGTCATGAATCCATTAAAGTAACGGATATGTTAAAGATCCATCAGGTCGGAAATGTCAATGTAAGCCCTGATGGTACCAAAACACTCTTTACAGTTACCAGTATCGAGCCCGATGGGGACACAAAATGGGAATATCGCTATGCCAACAAACTCTATCTCCTTCAAAATGAAGGATCCGGCACTGTCAGACAATTGACCAGCCAGCCCGCAGGACAGCCGGTTTGGAGTCCGGATAGCAAGCAATTACTTTTTGTAAGAGCAGCAGAAGGCAGACCACAGTTATTCCTTTTATCCATGGAGGGAGGTGAACCCATTCAGTTGACCAAATTCCGCTATGGTGTGGGCAATCCGAAATGGAGTCCGGATGGCAAAAAGATCCTTTTCTCGGCCAATATTCGATTGGAGCAACTCATCAATGATGAAGAACTCAATCCGGGTAAGAAGCCTCCAGTATGGTCACTGGAAAAACCCGGCTTCCTGGGTAATGAATATTTGCTCAACAGCAATGCTAAACCAGACCCTGATGGTACCACTGAAGAGATCAGGGCATATTTGAATCAAAATGCCATTGCCCAAAAAGCCAAAGTCATTCATAAATTGAATTTTCAGCAGGAAGCTACTACCTCATCTGAGTTGACCTTCAATCATTTTTTCATCATGGATGCGAGTGCTAATGCTACACCTAAAGCCATTACGCATGGATTTAACCGCTTTGGCAGTGCAGATTTTACGCCTGATGGAAAACAATTGATCCTCACCGGAAATGCTGTTTTAAATCAACACCCTGATCGCGAATTAGAAGGACATATCTATATCTGCAATGCAGATGGAAGTAATGTAAAGAAGATATTGGGCGAAGAAGGTAAAAACTATAATAATCCGGTTATCTCTCCATCCGGAAAATGGATCGCATTTCAATTCGGTAATACTTCTTTCGTAAGCATCCCAGCATTGGCAATCATGCCGATGAATGGTACAGCAAAAGACATGATCCTGATTCCGTTTGACAGAAACAAAGGCGGTATCACCTGGAGTAAAGATGAGCAATCTTTATACTTTACTGCACAAAGCAATGGCGGTATTCCATTGTATCGTGTAGATATTAAAACCCGTCAGGTAACAGCTCTTTCTTCTGTTGACGAGGGGATCAGCAGTTTTGATCTACAGGGTAATCAGATCCTTTATACCAAAACCAAAGTTGGTAATCCATCTGAACTGTATCGCGCGGATCTGAATATGAAAAATGAAGAACGCCTGACTAGTTTTAATCATGAATGGCTGCAACAAAAAAAGATCAGCTTTCCTGAAAAAGCTTCTTTCGTGAATGAAAAGGGTATGACTGTTGAATATTGGGTCATGAAACCAACCAATTATGAACCCGGGAAAAAATATCCAACCATTTTAAATATTCATGGCGGACCTTCTGCTATGTGGGGACCGGGCGAAAATTCCATGTGGCATGAATTCCAATATTATGCTGCGAAAGGTTATGTGGTCGTATATGGAAATCCAAGAGGCTCCGGTGGGTATGGTCTCGATTTTTTAAGAGGGAATGTAAATGACTGGGGAGCAGGACCTACTTCTGATGTATTGACCTATCTTGACAAAGCAGGTAAAAGTGGGTTTATTGATACCAGCAGACTGGCCGTAACCGGTGGTTCTTATGCGGGTTATCTGGTTGCCTGGATCATTGCACATGATCAACGTTTCAAAGCAGCTTGTGCGCAAAGAGGAGTATATGAATTAGGCACTTTCTTTGGCGAGGGTAATGCCTGGAGATTGGTACCGAATTATTTTGGCGGCTACCCTTGGGAAGAAAAAGTAAAACCCATCCTGGAAAGAGAATCACCGATCAATTATGTAGATCAGATCAAAACTCCATTTATCATTTTTCATGGAGAGAATGATTTACGTACGGGTGTGATTCAAAGTGAAATGCTTTATAAAAGTTTGAAAGTGTTAGGCAGAACCGTTGAGTATGTGCGTCACCCGGGAGGAACACATGAATTAACGAGAAGTGGTAATAACAGACAAAGGATCGATCAGATGTTAAGGACGATCGAATTCTTTGATCGGTTTATAAAACATTAA
- a CDS encoding alpha/beta hydrolase, producing MSNQHFITYRQSTVHYHRFGSGPTYICCFHGYGEDGGKFKIFEQELGNSYTLIAIDLPFHGNTKWNEGLVLHPFELLEIMNRIIPEESRILLMGYSMGGRVCLQLLASFPHRFRKLVLIAPDGLHKNIWQRLSTQTALGNRLFAFSMQHPGWMFVLMRIAGSLGLFNKSIIRFVHHYLDHAHERKILYQRWTTMRYFRPNLTALKKIITKHQLSIRLIFGKYDRVIVSRHGYRFQKGLDAWVTVTDLSAGHHLLQEKYIGDLLSAAQLKNSN from the coding sequence TTGTCAAACCAGCATTTTATAACGTACCGTCAATCCACTGTCCATTACCATCGTTTTGGGTCTGGACCGACCTATATCTGTTGCTTCCATGGCTACGGAGAGGATGGCGGTAAGTTTAAGATTTTTGAACAGGAACTCGGGAATAGCTATACATTGATTGCCATTGATTTACCCTTCCACGGAAACACAAAATGGAATGAAGGTCTTGTGCTGCACCCCTTTGAACTACTAGAGATCATGAATAGGATCATTCCCGAGGAAAGTCGTATTCTTTTAATGGGATACAGCATGGGTGGACGGGTTTGTTTACAGCTATTAGCATCATTCCCACATCGTTTTCGTAAACTGGTATTAATAGCACCTGACGGATTACACAAAAACATCTGGCAAAGACTATCTACCCAAACGGCGCTTGGGAATCGCCTATTTGCCTTTTCGATGCAACATCCCGGGTGGATGTTTGTATTGATGCGTATAGCAGGTTCATTGGGTTTATTCAATAAAAGCATCATCCGTTTCGTGCATCATTACTTGGATCATGCGCATGAAAGAAAAATATTGTACCAACGATGGACCACCATGCGTTATTTCCGACCGAATCTTACAGCTCTGAAAAAGATCATAACCAAACATCAGCTATCCATCCGCCTCATTTTTGGCAAGTACGACAGGGTGATCGTTTCCAGACATGGATATCGGTTTCAAAAAGGTTTGGATGCATGGGTAACTGTTACTGACCTATCGGCTGGTCATCATTTGCTGCAAGAAAAATATATAGGTGATCTACTGAGCGCTGCGCAACTTAAAAATTCCAACTGA
- a CDS encoding N-acetylmuramoyl-L-alanine amidase codes for MKHLILLLLIVTYSQVQAQNRLYEPWIGRSTGKLPALAYGLGEDRLGGAKMGYIDSNVALRIMDTVKGMYLVQLSKFHQAYIEQSYVRTDSLNKLKPWYVTGSISAKGDSAYDYINVIMEEKLPYKTWMEINPSKIVVDIFGVQSNTNWITQLTSLKEVKNVYYHQTEDDVFRVTIELQHKQHWGYSVGYSGRALVVKIKRQPAILDLRKLKIAIDAGHGGTNTGASGIKAKASEKVYTLRFAKALQKYLKAKGVKQIIMTRTEDTTFDNKDRILWLQEQNPDVLISLHLNSSANTNVSGTSTYYKHIGFRPLTTSILKRMLELKLNEFGNVGSFNFALNSPTDFPNALVEIAFLSNEADEKKIINTKFHSDVATKIYSGLSDWLKTLK; via the coding sequence ATGAAACATCTCATTCTGCTACTACTCATCGTTACTTATTCTCAAGTGCAAGCACAAAATCGTTTGTATGAACCTTGGATCGGAAGGTCTACCGGCAAATTACCTGCACTAGCATATGGTTTGGGAGAAGATCGATTGGGGGGTGCTAAAATGGGGTATATCGATTCTAATGTTGCCCTTCGTATCATGGATACTGTCAAAGGCATGTATTTGGTTCAATTATCAAAATTTCATCAGGCATATATTGAGCAATCGTATGTAAGAACCGATAGTCTGAATAAACTAAAACCTTGGTATGTTACCGGATCGATCAGTGCCAAAGGAGACTCTGCATATGATTATATCAATGTAATCATGGAAGAAAAGCTTCCATATAAAACATGGATGGAGATCAATCCATCCAAAATTGTGGTAGATATTTTCGGTGTACAGAGTAATACCAACTGGATCACACAACTCACTTCTTTAAAAGAAGTGAAGAATGTTTATTATCATCAAACAGAGGATGATGTATTCAGAGTAACCATTGAACTACAACACAAACAACATTGGGGTTATAGTGTGGGATATAGTGGGAGAGCGTTGGTTGTGAAAATCAAACGTCAACCTGCGATATTGGATCTACGCAAACTAAAAATTGCCATTGATGCCGGACATGGAGGAACAAATACCGGAGCCAGTGGTATCAAGGCTAAGGCGTCTGAAAAAGTATATACACTTCGTTTTGCAAAAGCACTTCAAAAATACCTCAAAGCAAAAGGCGTGAAGCAAATTATCATGACACGTACAGAAGATACTACGTTCGATAATAAGGATCGTATTCTTTGGCTACAGGAACAAAATCCGGATGTACTGATCAGTTTGCATTTGAATTCAAGTGCCAATACGAATGTGAGTGGAACGAGTACATACTATAAGCATATTGGATTTCGGCCACTTACAACATCCATTCTTAAACGAATGCTTGAATTAAAACTAAATGAATTCGGGAATGTAGGCAGCTTCAATTTTGCACTCAATTCGCCAACCGATTTTCCGAATGCTTTGGTAGAGATTGCATTTTTAAGCAATGAAGCGGATGAGAAGAAAATCATCAACACCAAATTTCATTCCGATGTTGCAACAAAAATTTATTCGGGATTGTCCGATTGGTTAAAAACTTTAAAGTGA
- a CDS encoding glycosyltransferase, translated as MYLAALLLISILLLAYCILIVQYRKWFCRLQVFEPNKNTSAATSFSVIIPARNEEANIETCLRGILQQPYPKDLLEVIVVNDHSTDGTADVIKALQQEYPQLHLINLADHVDGSTINAYKKKAIELAISKSQGDWIITTDADCNIPERWLELYDASIQTSNHVLVAGPVMFTHHPSILSLFQLLDFLSLQGITAAAVSAGYHTMCNGANLAYKKEVFYEVGQFKGIDQLASGDDMLLMYKIKQQYPTQLGYLFHPAAIVTTAPMQTWNQFLNQRIRWASKADRYDDRSVFRILALVYAVNLGLVFLLPINLFVAGEIAHWLTLMLIKIMVELYFLWPVSKFYRHSDALLYFPLMQPLHLLYTVIAGWLGKFGSYQWKGRSVK; from the coding sequence ATGTACTTGGCTGCTCTGCTATTGATCTCCATACTGTTATTGGCATACTGCATACTGATCGTGCAGTATCGAAAATGGTTTTGTCGATTACAAGTATTTGAGCCGAACAAGAATACTTCTGCCGCCACTTCCTTCTCGGTGATCATTCCTGCAAGAAATGAAGAAGCAAATATTGAAACCTGTTTGAGAGGAATACTTCAACAACCATATCCAAAAGACTTACTCGAAGTGATCGTAGTGAATGATCATTCTACTGATGGAACAGCTGACGTCATAAAAGCCTTACAACAAGAATATCCTCAGCTTCATTTGATTAATCTTGCAGATCATGTAGACGGCTCCACGATCAATGCTTATAAAAAGAAGGCGATTGAATTAGCGATCAGTAAAAGCCAGGGTGATTGGATCATTACCACAGATGCTGACTGTAATATTCCTGAAAGATGGCTGGAATTATACGATGCATCTATTCAAACAAGCAATCATGTATTAGTAGCGGGTCCTGTCATGTTCACCCATCATCCAAGTATCTTATCGCTCTTTCAGTTACTCGACTTTTTGAGTTTACAAGGTATTACTGCCGCTGCTGTATCAGCAGGCTATCATACGATGTGTAACGGTGCTAATCTTGCTTATAAAAAAGAGGTCTTCTATGAAGTGGGGCAATTCAAGGGTATTGATCAGCTTGCAAGCGGTGACGACATGTTGCTGATGTATAAGATCAAACAACAGTATCCAACACAATTAGGTTATTTATTTCACCCCGCAGCTATTGTGACCACAGCACCCATGCAAACTTGGAATCAGTTTCTCAACCAACGAATCCGATGGGCTAGTAAAGCGGATCGGTATGATGATAGATCCGTTTTCCGAATACTGGCATTGGTTTATGCTGTCAATCTGGGCTTGGTATTCTTACTACCGATCAATCTGTTTGTAGCGGGAGAAATAGCACACTGGCTTACACTGATGCTGATCAAAATAATGGTGGAATTATATTTCTTGTGGCCTGTAAGTAAATTTTACCGACACAGTGATGCCCTATTGTATTTTCCATTGATGCAGCCTTTACATCTACTATACACCGTGATCGCAGGTTGGCTGGGTAAATTTGGGAGTTATCAGTGGAAAGGAAGATCTGTGAAGTAA
- a CDS encoding Lrp/AsnC ligand binding domain-containing protein, whose amino-acid sequence MSTKLNLDKLDYQIIQEMMENAEISYADLGKKLFVSGGTIHVRIKKLEELKVVKGKKLSIDLKSLGYDVIAFIGVYLEKSSLYDTVAKELKKIPQIVRLNYTTGNYSMFAEIVCKDIQELRYVLHDELQKIKGIERTETFISLEESLDRNVVVLPSDT is encoded by the coding sequence ATGTCTACCAAATTAAATCTTGACAAACTGGACTACCAGATCATACAAGAAATGATGGAGAATGCCGAGATATCTTACGCCGATTTAGGTAAGAAACTCTTTGTATCCGGCGGTACCATTCATGTACGGATCAAAAAGCTAGAAGAACTAAAGGTAGTGAAAGGTAAAAAATTATCTATAGATCTCAAATCTCTCGGCTATGATGTGATAGCATTTATTGGTGTCTATCTGGAAAAAAGTTCACTTTATGATACGGTAGCAAAAGAACTAAAAAAGATTCCTCAGATCGTTCGACTAAACTATACCACAGGCAACTATAGTATGTTCGCTGAGATCGTTTGTAAGGATATTCAAGAGCTGCGATATGTATTGCATGATGAATTACAAAAGATAAAAGGTATTGAAAGAACAGAAACCTTTATTTCATTGGAAGAGAGTTTGGACAGAAATGTAGTGGTATTGCCTTCCGATACTTAA
- a CDS encoding Wzz/FepE/Etk N-terminal domain-containing protein — protein MTTSGLHMANTVQVLQKNTRFIFFFTLLAMLIAFATVMLVPKYFRSSARIIAANPQLADKSRLFNENIQALYSYFGSGDDLDRIIGVADMDTTYKQLIDQFDLINYYELQGDSVPLLRRKAVLKLKKDISFQRTEQGQMRIICWTKDSRLSANIINSMIEIVQGKLESIWLSNYQDAVSKLNASILINEQRYASLSDSISKVKPAQQTLLQKHMETLLEELSRYRKTAASFTLMGETAPPALYVLETAVPAAKAERPDKLNAILISGLAGFLFSILFLLLKDRRS, from the coding sequence ATGACCACATCCGGTTTACATATGGCCAACACGGTTCAGGTATTGCAAAAAAATACCCGCTTCATTTTCTTCTTCACATTATTAGCAATGCTGATAGCTTTTGCAACAGTGATGTTGGTGCCGAAGTATTTTCGGTCCAGTGCCAGAATCATTGCTGCAAATCCACAACTAGCTGATAAGTCCAGGTTGTTCAATGAAAATATTCAAGCACTCTATTCTTATTTTGGTTCCGGTGATGATCTGGATCGCATCATAGGAGTGGCTGATATGGACACCACTTACAAACAACTCATCGATCAATTTGATCTGATCAACTACTATGAGCTTCAGGGCGATTCAGTTCCATTGCTTAGGAGAAAAGCGGTATTAAAACTTAAAAAAGATATTTCCTTCCAGCGTACGGAGCAAGGTCAGATGCGGATCATTTGTTGGACAAAAGATAGTCGCTTATCTGCGAATATCATCAATTCAATGATCGAGATTGTACAGGGAAAATTGGAATCTATTTGGCTCAGTAATTATCAGGATGCTGTTAGCAAACTCAATGCGTCTATCCTCATTAACGAACAACGATATGCCTCTTTGAGTGATAGTATTTCAAAGGTCAAACCGGCACAACAAACTTTGTTGCAAAAGCATATGGAGACCCTGTTAGAGGAATTATCGCGGTATCGCAAAACAGCCGCCTCGTTTACGCTCATGGGAGAAACAGCACCACCGGCATTATATGTACTAGAAACAGCAGTGCCAGCAGCCAAGGCCGAAAGACCCGATAAACTCAATGCTATTTTGATTTCAGGGTTGGCGGGATTTCTTTTTTCGATTCTGTTCTTACTCTTGAAAGATAGAAGATCATAA
- a CDS encoding O-antigen ligase family protein: MQLPIRHNGFFITASLLFVCAIIASILFHSYSFLLLPFVVLLAPFVFDGLINTTEKLFWLLLALLPVSTEINITPSLGLDFPDEAIMMLLTAMALLRWWHQPKDFPNIVWLHPLFLLLMVHLLWITITCFYSEQPLLSIKFLLAKSWYVIPFVILPALWLNSISNIEKMTRYLLVPMGVVVLITLLRHAMNGFSFESINRHLFPFFRNHVNYGAMLVCLLALAFGAYQHVGHNKKYALFLRSFLVLGIIALIFSYSRGAWLALIGGLIMVGVIRKKMTGLLIITALLTVLISTVWLSTDKRYFRFAPDHDRTIFHTDFSQHMSATIALKDVSNAERFYRWVAGARMFAERPLTGFGPSTFYTNYRPFTVKRFETWVSNNPEHSTVHNYFLLTALEQGVIGLLIFCSLYFLMLWRIQKIYHQLQSYFFRNVALTTGAILAMIGIINFMSDMIETDKIGTLFWLCLGMVMILEGKLKEEKMSLA, encoded by the coding sequence ATGCAGCTGCCTATCCGCCATAATGGATTTTTTATAACTGCATCATTGTTATTTGTGTGTGCAATTATTGCCTCAATCCTCTTTCATTCGTATTCTTTTTTGCTGCTACCTTTCGTAGTATTATTAGCGCCTTTTGTTTTTGATGGGTTGATCAACACTACTGAAAAATTGTTTTGGCTGTTATTGGCCTTACTGCCGGTCTCTACTGAGATCAATATCACACCTTCACTAGGTCTTGATTTTCCGGATGAAGCCATTATGATGCTACTTACTGCGATGGCATTGCTTCGCTGGTGGCATCAACCTAAAGACTTTCCGAATATTGTATGGCTACACCCATTGTTTCTCTTATTGATGGTACATCTGCTTTGGATCACCATTACCTGCTTTTACTCTGAACAACCATTGCTGTCTATCAAGTTCTTGTTGGCGAAAAGCTGGTATGTCATTCCATTTGTTATTCTACCTGCTTTGTGGCTCAATTCCATCAGTAATATTGAGAAGATGACCCGATACTTATTAGTACCAATGGGTGTTGTAGTACTGATTACTTTACTACGCCATGCCATGAATGGTTTTAGTTTTGAAAGTATCAATCGCCATCTCTTTCCTTTTTTTAGAAACCATGTGAATTATGGCGCAATGCTGGTTTGTTTATTAGCGCTTGCTTTTGGTGCTTATCAGCATGTCGGGCACAATAAAAAGTATGCATTGTTCCTGCGGTCTTTTTTAGTACTGGGAATTATCGCATTGATTTTTTCTTACTCAAGAGGTGCGTGGCTGGCATTGATCGGTGGACTCATCATGGTGGGGGTGATCAGAAAAAAAATGACTGGCTTATTGATCATTACTGCTTTGCTAACTGTATTAATTTCAACTGTATGGCTGTCTACCGATAAACGTTATTTCCGTTTTGCGCCGGATCATGACAGAACTATTTTTCATACTGATTTCTCCCAACATATGTCAGCCACTATTGCATTGAAGGATGTTTCCAATGCAGAGCGATTTTATCGATGGGTGGCCGGTGCACGTATGTTTGCGGAGCGTCCGCTTACCGGTTTTGGGCCTTCTACTTTTTATACCAATTACAGACCTTTTACAGTTAAGCGATTTGAAACATGGGTGAGTAATAATCCCGAACATTCAACCGTTCATAATTATTTTCTTTTGACAGCACTTGAGCAAGGAGTGATCGGATTACTGATCTTTTGCTCCTTGTATTTTTTGATGCTGTGGCGTATCCAAAAAATCTATCACCAGCTTCAAAGTTATTTCTTTCGTAACGTGGCATTAACAACCGGTGCCATACTCGCCATGATCGGGATCATCAATTTTATGAGTGACATGATTGAGACTGATAAGATCGGAACCTTGTTTTGGCTCTGTCTCGGAATGGTGATGATATTAGAAGGAAAACTCAAGGAAGAAAAAATGAGTTTGGCTTGA